A single region of the Brassica rapa cultivar Chiifu-401-42 chromosome A03, CAAS_Brap_v3.01, whole genome shotgun sequence genome encodes:
- the LOC103860763 gene encoding dof zinc finger protein DOF3.5 — translation MHKLTHIHGSYIIHSYCEREQRRERDMERTEALTSSFIWRPNANANAEITPSCPRCGSSNTKFCYYNNYSLTQPRYFCKGCRRYWTKGGSLRNVPVGGGCRKSRRTKSSSSNAKTGVTASSCNSGGGSPNIDLALVYANFLNPKPDEPTLRETCDLATGASMEPSNWSIDIGDDHHHHHYDHQVEHIIEECGYNGLPPFPGEELLSIDTNSVWSDALLIGHNNHIEVGGVTSAETVHEPVVNFADESNDSTNFLFGSWSPFDFSTDG, via the coding sequence ATGCACAAACTCACACACATTCATGGATCGTATATAATACATTCTTATTGTGAGAGAGagcagagaagagagagagatatggaGAGAACAGAAGCCTTGACGTCATCGTTTATATGGCGGCCAAATGCAAACGCAAACGCAGAGATAACGCCAAGCTGTCCAAGATGTGGATCATCCAACACAAAGTTCTGTTATTACAACAACTACAGCCTCACTCAACCTCGCTACTTCTGCAAAGGCTGCCGTAGATATTGGACCAAAGGCGGCTCCCTCCGCAACGTGCCTGTAGGTGGTGGCTGCCGCAAATCCCGCCGTACCAAATCCTCCTCGAGTAACGCTAAAACCGGCGTAACCGCTAGTTCATGCAACTCCGGTGGTGGCTCACCAAACATAGATCTTGCTCTTGTTTACGCCAACTTCTTGAATCCAAAGCCTGACGAACCCACACTTCGAGAAACATGCGATTTAGCCACAGGCGCTTCGATGGAACCCTCTAATTGGAGTATCGACATCGGTGATGATCATCACCACCATCATTATGATCATCAGGTGGAACACATTATTGAGGAATGTGGTTATAATGGGTTGCCTCCGTTTCCTGGTGAAGAGCTTCTTTCTATTGACACTAATAGTGTTTGGTCTGATGCTTTATTGATTGGTCATAATAACCATATAGAAGTTGGTGGTGTAACTTCGGCTGAGACTGTTCATGAACCGGTGGTTAACTTTGCTGATGAATCCAATGACTCTACCAACTTCTTGTTCGGAAGCTGGAGCCCTTTTGATTTCTCAACCGATGGATAA